Genomic DNA from Phyllopteryx taeniolatus isolate TA_2022b chromosome 10, UOR_Ptae_1.2, whole genome shotgun sequence:
TAGCCTTTTTTAATGGAATCTGCTCATGTTTGTGTTCGTTTAGGAACGAGGGAGATGTGACCAATAAGAAAAAAGGAGAAGCAGGAGAAACATCAAAGAAGCCAGTATGTGACAGCCATCATGAAACTAAACATTAAGTGATAGGATGAGTGGCAGCACGGTCGTTAGTGGTTCGCATGTCTGCTTTACTGTTCTGAGGTTCATTTTTCAATCTTGGCTCtcaccttcctgtgtggaatttgcatgttttctctgggtgctccagtccacagttaaaaaaaacaaaaacaaaaaaaaaccagacaTGTTGTTCTTTGTAGCCTCTTAAATTGTCTAtaaatttgaatgtgagtgtgaatggttgtttgtctatatgtgtctgtgattggctggcgaccagtccatggtgtaccccgcctcttgccccttaagtcagctgggataggctacagcttcCTAATGACAAAGCGACTTAGAAAATGGATATGATGACCTGTAACCGTTCTGTCCTTTTCAGGAAGTAAAATCAACACAATTGCGTAACCTACAACAGAAGGTGGTGAAGAATCTATCCGAGTCCTCAGTGCCTGATGAGAGGCCCTCAAGGACAAGCGGTAGTGGCGACGTCTCGGAAGATCCCGGCGACGCCAAGAAGCTCCCTGACAAAAGCCGCACGCACTCCTTTATCTTAGACTTGGAGCTGGGCTCACAGGAGGCTCTGAGGCAGCGCTCCGTCGGGAAGTTTGACCGCCCCTCCCGCAAGGAGCGCAAAGAGAAGGAGCGCGGCGTGTCGGAGGAGCTCCCCAAGATCAAACAGAAGCAGGAGAAGAAATCCGAACCCCAGGCAAACGAATCCCAGCAGAAGGACGGCGTTCCTGCGAAGGCGTCCTCCGATGAGAAAGGCGAGAAGAAGCCTAAAGtgaaaaatgagaagaaaatgaCCAGTACAAAAGAACAGAAGGTGTCTGTGTCTGAGGCTGACGACGCTTCGGCCAAGAGGATGCGGGCCCAGTCCGTTGAAAAGGACAAGATCAAAGAGAAGGACAAGATCAAAGAGAAGGACAGGATCAAAGGAGAGAAAACGGCAGCAAAAAGTGAATCAAAGCAACTGCTCCGGCTAGATTCTTCTGGCTCTTTGGAGGACCGGCCTGAGGTGGGACTAGCGGGAGCAGACAGCGGTAAGAAGAAGGAGAAACACTCCAAAGATGTCCTGAAAAGGTCCAAGAGCCACAGTGAAGACCGGCAAGGGGACAAGGTCAaactgaaaatggaaaacaaagagAAGACGAAAGCTGAGCAATCGAACAAGACTCTCGCTGACGTCGACAAAAGAGTCAACTCGGCTGAGAGAGGAAAAACCACGGAAAAATCCAAATCCAGAGAAGAACCAAAGTCTCACACGCAATCAAAGACAGACAAGAAAACTCATGCTTTGGACATCCGTGGCGCCTCGGGTGCTGGCAAACCtgaaaaggagaagaagaaggagcaGAGGAGAGGCTCTGAAGAGCCTGACGTCAAAGGCACGAAGAAAAAAGAGGACAAGAAGGAGAAAGCGAAGAAAGAGGAGAGCCGCGAGGAGAAGGAAGCACCCAGAGAAGACAAAGTTGAGAATTCTGACTTGTCTCTTGCCATTGAAGCGGAGGAGGCCCAGATGAAAGGGACACTCTCGGAACCGGTTGCCGCTGCCGGCTCCTCTGACGACTCCCGTGAACCTTTAATCGACATCGCCTCCGAAGGCGTGACGCAAGTGCGGGAAATGCCCGTCGTGCCCCCGGAGGCCGACGCTCTGCTGACGCTAATGGACGTCTGCACCTCGGCCATGGACGACAGGCTGCACTCGGCGGGCAGCAGAGAGCACACCCCGCTGCAGGTGACCCTTCAGGACGCCGACATGAAGATGAAAGAGGCGGCCCTCACGCTGCTCTCCATGGACCCCGACAGCGCTTTGTCCCCCAGGTTCATGAATCATGGATTAAAGGAGGAGTCGGAGGAGGTGGTGGCTGAGGAGAACAAGCCGAAACCACAAGATCCACAAAGTGCTGGTGATGTGCCTGTTAAGACTTCTGAATTGTCACCCTTTGCGTCCCAGACTGTGAAGAGTGATGTTGACGAATTGAACAGTGAAGGTAATTAACATTACTTTGATAGTGAAATTACATTACTCACAAAACGTTAGGCATGTTTTGCTTCCGGGTGAAATTTCTGGATGAACGCCACAGCATCTGCCCAGCATCCCGCGTCTCGCTTACCATTTGACATATGAGTAACGTGCGTTCCAAGCTCAGTCACAGAACAAGTTCAACTCGTAGCTCAAGGTACGACTGTAGTACATTTTAGCGTCATCTTGAAATTTCACGCGCAAGCCAAATGTATATCCTTTGTGACTagtgggtttttctttttcaagtcAGGTAATGATGTTTGCCTCTTTACAGCGAAGTCAGAAAGGGATGCAACAAGTGGTGATATACCTGTGTTGCCTGCTCTTCAGGTAAACAAACATCACTTTTATTTTCCTTAGGCTTTTCTTTTGGTTATTCACCTCTCACCTTCTTGTAGTTCTTCTTGTAGCTCTCTTAAGTTCTTGCTTCTTCACTCACTGTCGAGTCTTTGAGTTGTCATGAGTTGCCGCTGCCGTTCGAGGTTGCCTCGTTTGTTTACAGATGCACACAGTATTTGCATATGAGCGATATCGTCTTCCCATTTGATGATGTGAAAAGGAATTTGCATTCCCATTCAAGATGGAAATAAGTTAActgtcttatttatttttttgtttttttttagatttttacggCGGAGCAGATAAATCCAACCTCTATAAAGTTTGCATGCTCAGTGACAGCAGAACCTTTTCGtgctcttcaaaataaaattcatgaaattttaaaataatacagtaattcaCTCGTGATCTACCGTGTTATGCATTGATATTTACCTGTTGATCGCGATCTACGTGTTGACTACCCCTGCCTAAGATAagtcagaagctccaaaattgcttTGCTCAGTAGATGGTGGGTTGCCCTCATTTTTTACAGGAGACACAGTACCCAAATTGcgattttattttggaaaacgtGAGAAATTTGACACATTTACAATTACTGCGCAGTCACTGAATGTTTCATACTTTTTTTAGATTGgatattaaaaatattgttgCATATTGTATAACATAGTAATCCCCATACTATGCAATCCGAATGGTCATATTTGATGAATGACAGGTCTTAAATTTCAACAGATTGACGATTACTGTTGGCTTCGCTAACTTGAGACTACAGAGACGCCTATCAATGCGTTCACTATCTGATCTTACATGCTACATGACATCTCTGAACAGGGAGGCTTCGTTTTTAATCTGTTGTTTGAATGTGAAATTTGTTCGAGTCACTGCTcatgttctgtgtgtgtgtttgtgtgtgcacaggAGGATGACACTCAGCCACATGGCCTTCCTTCTGAACAGGATGAGTCCAAAGATGGAGAAAGAGCTGCTGACTCAAAACCAGCTGACAAAGAGGCCACACCTGCTGATGAAAATGGTAAGTGTATTACATTATTATCCCATGGGTCGGgaatattattgttatcattaaATATGTTCCAGCTGATGATGCCGGCACAGGAAACCCACAGGAAAACGCAGCTGTACCTCTGTGGGAGGCGCCGACTCTAGAGCATGTTTCCAGTCCGCAAGGTGAGCACATGAAATCATCACTGttgcaaaaatacttttttccgtCTGTCTTAACATTGTTTTGTGTCACCTTTAGACCAAAGCGATTCTGGTGTTGTAGCAAAGACGGGCACTAAAGTGAGGAACCACCCACACTTCACTCTCTTTTCTTTAATTGACATGAAAAAGACTAAAATGGAATGCTTTCTTCTGAATTATAGGTAGAAGAGATATTAGACGAGGAGCAGGTGGATGTCAGTTACGGTACGTAAATTTTCCTCAAAAGCTACGTCTtcggtatttatttatttggggcGTAACAACAAAACGATTTGAATTGGGAAACCGTTTTtgattgaaggaaaaaaaaaaaaaagtgtgagtgCATCGGTACGCGGACTAATGAATCATATCGCATTGGGCGCAATATAGATTGAACTGGCCGATCGCCCAGTCAAAAAGTTATTCGGTTTTATGTTGAGGACAGCTGCATCTCCTTCTTTGACCTTCTCCCGCTCTCTCAAAACTCTCGCGAGATTTGTCGCAGTTACATCAAATCGCGCTGTGAGTTTGTGAGGGGAAAATTGTGGACTCGGACAGGTTTCACAACGCCCCGACAAGTTTCAAGTCCAAAGTGTGGAAGCAACTCGGattttatatgaaaaatataatcGACTCGAACCGTATTGAATCGAATTGTAAGCTTATTGAATCAAAACAAATCGAATCGGTCCACTTAAAAATGTACCATCCTTGAAGCGTATCGCATTCCATGTGTCGATATACATGGAATGCAAATTGTTTCTTATTGGAGAGATGCACACCCCtgttattgatatatttttaactTGCTTTCTCATCATCAGGCACACTAGATCTAAAAAAACAGGAGGAGGAGTGTGGCACACAACCTGTAAGTTAGATTTGTTCCCAAGGAAACAGTCCACACCTTTATCACTCCCTGATCCTTCTTTTATGCGGACTTCATCCATCATTATTTAGGCGCAACTCTGCCGTCCACCCGGACCGGTCACAGAACCCGCAAGTGGAACAGAAGTGGCCAAACAAGAAAGTGAGTCATTCTGGAGTTTTGTTGCTGTTGCAGTTTGTGTTTGATATGTTGACGTTGATAAGATTCCTAAATGACACTTGCAAGGTTCAACCGTATCTTCCTTGCtatatttttattgtctttCTCGACATTCATCCAGGTGAGAGTGTAGACATTCATGAGCCAGAGAAGGAGTCTGAGGTGTCAGAGAAGGTAACTTGTACACACAGTGGATCATCTTGATACTTTCGGTGTTGATATGGTGTATTTTTGGGGGCTTTTCTCTCGCAGCAGGAAAGAGTACGAGTTGGACGGAAGCGAAAGCTGTCCAGTCAGAATGTTGCAGCAGTGAATGAATATGGTAAATAATTCAAAGCCAGATATTAGAAATGCAACAACTTTGCCAACGTGAGATTTGACAGTGACTACTTTAATGTTCAACAGCTGAGGACCAGGATGCAAAGGAACCATCATCTGAGGTCAGAGAAGCTCAATTGCATCAGATTTAACTTTTTTGAAtcaaggggggggaaaaacacgaAACAAATGTGTTGTTCGCAGGAAACTGAGCAGCCGAAGGTCGTGAAGGGGAAAACCCCACGCAGGGGACGATCGTCCAGAACTGTAgaagaggtggaggaggagccgTCGAAACAATTGGAGAAGAGGGAACAGACGCCGAGTCGCAGAAGGAGACGTTCAGCAGCCAAAGGAAACTCTGATGGTAAGACACTTGAAAAAACTACAAGCAAGTGTGCTAAAAGTTTTCATTGAAATATATCCAGTGGTATCTTCACTTATGAGTGACTAGACTCACGGGTTTTTCGAAATACGAGCTGTCGctcaacattttttgctttgaattgtGAGGAacattttgagatatgagccctAGCTGGTGTCAATGATCTCAAttgacttcacaacaagcatttcttttcttttttttttttgataaaaaaaagacttttaagGCGgtgctctacactaacttttgcactggtagcactggtgcgactaactttttcattttgttcgtTACCTCCCACCTCTGTATTATACGATAAATGTTTTTCTACCTGTCCGTGAGCCACCCAACATtttcagttggtcgcaccagcacatgatttggccGCACCCTTTTTGGGGGAGGTACACCTACACTATGCGCATGCATGCAGATATATATATCACGCAAAAAACATTGGAGAATTTGTTTTTGAGATCATGGCTTAACAATGAATTGTTTACAAAATGATCAACACTAGTCATACACTATGAAATGCTAATCATTATATTTCACCTAAAGAAAATAGTTTACCTTTCCTTTTTTGGTGTCATTtgtaccatttatttatttattttacattttgacatgatAGTCACACTTTGGACCCAAAATCACACAGAAAACAAAGTCCAAGtaagaaaaagttgtatttctGATTGTGAAAACCAGGCTGAACGAACCATTTCTATAACATAGAATTCAAATATGATTAGTTGATTTCAAAATCTTCTGTGAAAATTtagcaaaaataacaaaatgataTCCAACTATTTACAGTAAAATGCAGGCCGTTCCTCAGATGCTTTTACACACAAATGTATTTGTGCCACAATTCCTGTCCACAACGATGCAGAGTGGCACATCACAGGATTGACACTTCCATGGTGTGCCCCTTCTCTGTTTGTCCACCTGGAGGCAGCGTTTGCTTTTCAGTCTGCCTTTGGAAGCTTTTTGGCCACTTCCTCATCAAAATCTTCACTCTCTGATTAAGACTCTCCCGCTGTCGCTATCGCTGTTCCTCAATGagacactcactcacacattcCCACAACTGTTTCCTTCCCTTTCCTGCCGTAGCACCTAGTTTTCATTGGTTGATgtgaatttttttccaccaataaAAAGGGTTATCGcagtattaatttatttgtttgtttgttttgcttgcaaGCAATTCCTGCTCTAGTTGCTTTCCTTAGAATGGTCGGAGGGGGGAAAATACGGTGTAATTTGTTGATCATATTTCTGGTTTTACTTTGTCTATTAATACAATTTATAAAACTAGTTTATAGTTTAAAGTCTGCACTTTCGACACAAGGTGAAACGGAGACTCAGCGAGGCTGCGCCTGGCTTCGACGTCATGACGAAGCGGTAACGATCCACCACCTGTGTGTGGCGTTGTTGTTGCTGTATGCTTCAAGCAAGGGATATTTGAACGCAAACGGTACAACAACACGTAGACAGTGTTGTGTCTGATTATTTCACAAGTCTTAAGATTTGTTGGGCTAATCTGGGTCTTTAGGTATCTAATTTCGTGCCATACcgtgtaaatgtgttttgctatGACAGTTAAAACGAGTTGGAGGGTACCCTGggaggggaggtgggggggggaggggtgttctcctccccccccccttggTGTCCGACACCTTCGTTCCATCTTCTGAGGTTGACTCTGATTATATTGTGTGTAATGAATTCATTGAATTGAACTGCCTAACCGTTCCGGGGTCCCGACTATCCGCTGTATCTGAGATTGAAAAATGTGATGTCCTCATTTTCAGATGAACCAGCAGTGAAGCAGAGGAGGAGAATTGTGACGGCCGGAGAACCTCAAGAGGGAGACGAGATGATCAAGAACACCAGCGAGGAGGCCATGATGGACACATGTGAGGAAACACAGAAGGACACAAGTAAGGATTCAACTGTGGAAACAAGTGAGGAGGCCACCAAGGACACAAGTGTTGAGACTGTCGAGAGCACAAATGAGGAGACCATAAAGGACACAAGTGAGGAAGCCGTACTAGTAACAAATGAGGAGGCTACAAAGGATAAAAGTGAGGCGGTGAATAAGAACACAAGTGAGGAAACCATCAAGGACCCAAGTGAGGAGGCAACGACACAAACAAAGGAGGAGTTGACCAAGGACACAAAtgaggaggtcacaaaggacaATGACGAAGAGAGCACAAAGGACACAAGTGAGGAGGTGACTACAGATAAAAATGAGGAGGCCTTCAATGATTTAAATAAGGAGGACATAATGGGCCCCAGTGATGAGTACACAAGTGAAGAGGCCATCGAGGACATCAATGAGGATGCATCCAAGGACACATACAAGGAGGCAGTGAAGATGCAAGGAGAGGACCAGCAGATACAGCAAAACATTGGTGAGCACAATAACAAAAAGGCAGAGAAGACACAACATTGGCATGATGGTGTACCTTGTTAGTGTTATTTTGCTGACGTCTAAAGTGGTGAAACCTCTCAGCTTTTCCATCAGTCAGCCCGTCCGAAGGCAACAAGGAGGCAAAAGAGGAGAGCGGCAGTGAGAAGAAACCCGATGATGTGCGTGGGTGCTAAAGTGTGAAATGCCGTCCTCTTATGTGACTCCGTTTGTCATTCTCTTGTCAAATTCAAGTGCAGTAAGAGAGTGTTGTTGGATGTCTTCAGGTTGACGGGCAGCAAGGTTCCACTCCCAAGAAGAACGCTCGGAGGGGAAGACCCCCCAAGGCTGCGACGTCATCGGACGACTCAGGTTCTTCTTGGTTGTTCCTCGTGAgtgattctgatttaaaaagaaaaggaggGCATGAAAGTTGGTGTCTTTGGTTCCACTGGCAGAGAAGAAAGAGAAAACGACAGGAGAAAAGGAGacggaggatgatgaggatgaggacggTGGCGAGAAAGAGGATGATGGGAAAGAAACGAAGGGCAGAGCTACAACGCGCTTGGCGTCTCGCCTGGAAGCTGAAAGGTCACTTCTTACTACTACTTTGACGACAATTCTTCCCTTACGAGTATAATGATGTTCAGTTTTCATTTGAGTGGTATTAgtttaatgtatttgtattattgtatttgtcGTTTTGTACAACTGTACTCCGGCATCACACTGAGAATTCCTTTGCACTAATTAGCTACAGCGGGCAGGGGTTTCATATTTGTTGTTCATTTCCAGAAATAAGCCGAGCAAACCGTCCACGCGAGCCAGTAGGCAAAGTGGCAAAGACGAGACTGCAGTTGGCGCACGGTGAGTTGATCTTCATGATCTCAAGCTTCACTTTCAGCCTTTGTCAACACCTCTCAATCAGTCGCGCAATCGATCAGCGGTTGAGTCATTTGTCTCCCTTAAAATCATCGTCCGATCACATACATTTTGGGCAATTGTGTGCTTCTGCTTTTTTGGGTAACGGTTTGGGGAAATGCATAAAGCCATGTTGCGGCGGCAAACTTAACCCATTTGCGTGCGAATTGGAATGCGCCGCAGTCTTATTATTACTAAGTTACGCTAACgcagtacagtaatccccccgCTTAGCTGTGGTTCACGATTCAAGGTCtcctatttgtatttttgggcTATTTCTGAAACACCACCCCAAGATGCTTCCAAAACCTGTcaaaataggaaagtagtacagtgaTTGGTGTCAAAAGTCTTAATTTGTTGAAAGGATACATTTCGACAGAGAGACAAGCTTTCTAAGGTCAACTCAAGAAACAACCAAGTGTGCTATACCTACATCATCAACCAAGTATGGACTTTGCAGTCTTGATGTTATGAGACATTTCCCCAACCCTCTTTTGGGGGGTTGAGTGACCCCGGAAAGTGGGGAATGATATTGGGCAAAGAACCGATTCGTAAAACTCCCAATTAAGTTAGATGAGGTCAAGATGAACCTCTGCGGTATGACTGTTACGAGCCGTATTTCTTTATCAACAACCTCAAGGGTGATGGCCGCTCTTGTACATGACATAAGTTGCCACgtgaagaaaaataaactcGGTGTCAAGCAAACGAGTTGATCCCTCACTTCCACAGCCAGTCTGTCTTGCGTGTTTATTTCCACGGcaggaggagctaaatttagcctgggttgttagggGAGGTTATGGCGAGTCTTTGTACCGCTTTACATCTTGGATAAATCCACTGGGCTAGTTAACTGGTAGTTAACTGCTTAACTGAGTTGAATTGTGATTTTTCTTTAACCCAGTAAGAGTGAAAATTAATGAAATGCTCTGCTGAAACTGTTAGCATCTATGCTAATCTCTTCAGGGCTACCactttgcttttgttgttgttgttgttttttttgccactgcaaaggcaactgtgtgtgttttgtcttcGTAGTGGGACCAGAGGCCAGGCAACCGTCACCAAGGGAGTCCGCAAACTGGAGGCCAGTCCCCCCGCAGTGCGGACGCGAGGAGGACAGAAGTCAGAGGAGCCGCCGGCCAAGCGAGGAAAACGCTGACGGTCTCGCCAACAATTGGACCAAAAGAGTTGTATCGAAGGGACACAGTGTGTAATAATCACTTGTGGTTCTGATCTCACTGCATCATTCCTTTTAAGTGGACTGAATTCACAACTAGTGAAATTAACTGACGCCACACACAAGCTTGAgaatttttcagcatttttatagggaaatatttattctgtaaatgacaaaatgtgttttagtcTTTTActctttaagtttttttttttttatatatgtactTTTTGTGTCTTGTGTGTCAGATGAT
This window encodes:
- the bod1l1 gene encoding biorientation of chromosomes in cell division protein 1-like 1 isoform X2 gives rise to the protein MAALPPGDPQLVSMIVNHLKTQGLFDQFRRDCLADVDTKPAYLNLKQRVDNFVSNHLSNHTWSPQLNKNQLRNNIRQLVLQSGMLEQGVDRIVAQVVDPKVNHIFRPQVEKVVHQFLSPGTTSVEPPEAMPSTETKADAVVPQQASSSAPTSTAATDAMSILDAITSLNQEANSRAPERGLQALDELVEDGEQDMSLDEEEDKKTEQQEADEAKPAAEGQESEVKTDDPLAQMEVGKEISTEEKRMEEEEPRAEDQAEEKPKVGSKTNGKPSEEKQEEDSCQAKQKAKERIKEEYSLEDSDLDGLSDITVSSVHTSDLSSFEGESEDEEPLSDSSEEGERTLDGVNADKREASEETGEEGKESKPRRKAYVHKPFLYSRYYSDSDDEVTVEERRRSAAKDKEERLLKRQQNRERMEEKRKQKAAQSEEQDQKKQKSDPSAGFETPRAKEARKERKVLEKKMALSRKRKLDSRNEGDVTNKKKGEAGETSKKPEVKSTQLRNLQQKVVKNLSESSVPDERPSRTSGSGDVSEDPGDAKKLPDKSRTHSFILDLELGSQEALRQRSVGKFDRPSRKERKEKERGVSEELPKIKQKQEKKSEPQANESQQKDGVPAKASSDEKGEKKPKVKNEKKMTSTKEQKVSVSEADDASAKRMRAQSVEKDKIKEKDKIKEKDRIKGEKTAAKSESKQLLRLDSSGSLEDRPEVGLAGADSGKKKEKHSKDVLKRSKSHSEDRQGDKVKLKMENKEKTKAEQSNKTLADVDKRVNSAERGKTTEKSKSREEPKSHTQSKTDKKTHALDIRGASGAGKPEKEKKKEQRRGSEEPDVKGTKKKEDKKEKAKKEESREEKEAPREDKVENSDLSLAIEAEEAQMKGTLSEPVAAAGSSDDSREPLIDIASEGVTQVREMPVVPPEADALLTLMDVCTSAMDDRLHSAGSREHTPLQVTLQDADMKMKEAALTLLSMDPDSALSPRFMNHGLKEESEEVVAEENKPKPQDPQSAGDVPVKTSELSPFASQTVKSDVDELNSEAKSERDATSGDIPVLPALQEDDTQPHGLPSEQDESKDGERAADSKPADKEATPADENADDAGTGNPQENAAVPLWEAPTLEHVSSPQDQSDSGVVAKTGTKVEEILDEEQVDVSYGTLDLKKQEEECGTQPAQLCRPPGPVTEPASGTEVAKQESESVDIHEPEKESEVSEKERVRVGRKRKLSSQNVAAVNEYAEDQDAKEPSSEETEQPKVVKGKTPRRGRSSRTVEEVEEEPSKQLEKREQTPSRRRRRSAAKGNSDDEPAVKQRRRIVTAGEPQEGDEMIKNTSEEAMMDTCEETQKDTSKDSTVETSEEATKDTSVETVESTNEETIKDTSEEAVLVTNEEATKDKSEAVNKNTSEETIKDPSEEATTQTKEELTKDTNEEVTKDNDEESTKDTSEEVTTDKNEEAFNDLNKEDIMGPSDEYTSEEAIEDINEDASKDTYKEAVKMQGEDQQIQQNIAFPSVSPSEGNKEAKEESGSEKKPDDVDGQQGSTPKKNARRGRPPKAATSSDDSEKKEKTTGEKETEDDEDEDGGEKEDDGKETKGRATTRLASRLEAERNKPSKPSTRASRQSGKDETAVGARGTRGQATVTKGVRKLEASPPAVRTRGGQKSEEPPAKRGKR
- the bod1l1 gene encoding biorientation of chromosomes in cell division protein 1-like 1 isoform X1, yielding MAALPPGDPQLVSMIVNHLKTQGLFDQFRRDCLADVDTKPAYLNLKQRVDNFVSNHLSNHTWSPQLNKNQLRNNIRQLVLQSGMLEQGVDRIVAQVVDPKVNHIFRPQVEKVVHQFLSPGTTSVEPPEAMPSTETKADAVVPQQASSSAPTSTAATDAMSILDAITSLNQEANSRAPERGLQALDELVEDGEQDMSLDEEEDKKTEQQEADEAKPAAEGQESEVKTDDPLAQMEVGKEISTEEKRMEEEEPRAEDQAEEKPKVGSKTNGKPSEEKQEEDSCQAKQKAKERIKEEYSLEDSDLDGLSDITVSSVHTSDLSSFEGESEDEEPLSDSSEEGERTLDGVNADKREASEETGEEGKESKPRRKAYVHKPFLYSRYYSDSDDEVTVEERRRSAAKDKEERLLKRQQNRERMEEKRKQKAAQSEEQDQKKQKSDPSAGFETPRAKEARKERKVLEKKMALSRKRKLDSRNEGDVTNKKKGEAGETSKKPEVKSTQLRNLQQKVVKNLSESSVPDERPSRTSGSGDVSEDPGDAKKLPDKSRTHSFILDLELGSQEALRQRSVGKFDRPSRKERKEKERGVSEELPKIKQKQEKKSEPQANESQQKDGVPAKASSDEKGEKKPKVKNEKKMTSTKEQKVSVSEADDASAKRMRAQSVEKDKIKEKDKIKEKDRIKGEKTAAKSESKQLLRLDSSGSLEDRPEVGLAGADSGKKKEKHSKDVLKRSKSHSEDRQGDKVKLKMENKEKTKAEQSNKTLADVDKRVNSAERGKTTEKSKSREEPKSHTQSKTDKKTHALDIRGASGAGKPEKEKKKEQRRGSEEPDVKGTKKKEDKKEKAKKEESREEKEAPREDKVENSDLSLAIEAEEAQMKGTLSEPVAAAGSSDDSREPLIDIASEGVTQVREMPVVPPEADALLTLMDVCTSAMDDRLHSAGSREHTPLQVTLQDADMKMKEAALTLLSMDPDSALSPRFMNHGLKEESEEVVAEENKPKPQDPQSAGDVPVKTSELSPFASQTVKSDVDELNSEAKSERDATSGDIPVLPALQEDDTQPHGLPSEQDESKDGERAADSKPADKEATPADENADDAGTGNPQENAAVPLWEAPTLEHVSSPQDQSDSGVVAKTGTKVEEILDEEQVDVSYGTLDLKKQEEECGTQPAQLCRPPGPVTEPASGTEVAKQESESVDIHEPEKESEVSEKQERVRVGRKRKLSSQNVAAVNEYAEDQDAKEPSSEETEQPKVVKGKTPRRGRSSRTVEEVEEEPSKQLEKREQTPSRRRRRSAAKGNSDDEPAVKQRRRIVTAGEPQEGDEMIKNTSEEAMMDTCEETQKDTSKDSTVETSEEATKDTSVETVESTNEETIKDTSEEAVLVTNEEATKDKSEAVNKNTSEETIKDPSEEATTQTKEELTKDTNEEVTKDNDEESTKDTSEEVTTDKNEEAFNDLNKEDIMGPSDEYTSEEAIEDINEDASKDTYKEAVKMQGEDQQIQQNIAFPSVSPSEGNKEAKEESGSEKKPDDVDGQQGSTPKKNARRGRPPKAATSSDDSEKKEKTTGEKETEDDEDEDGGEKEDDGKETKGRATTRLASRLEAERNKPSKPSTRASRQSGKDETAVGARGTRGQATVTKGVRKLEASPPAVRTRGGQKSEEPPAKRGKR
- the bod1l1 gene encoding biorientation of chromosomes in cell division protein 1-like 1 isoform X3, which gives rise to MLEQGVDRIVAQVVDPKVNHIFRPQVEKVVHQFLSPGTTSVEPPEAMPSTETKADAVVPQQASSSAPTSTAATDAMSILDAITSLNQEANSRAPERGLQALDELVEDGEQDMSLDEEEDKKTEQQEADEAKPAAEGQESEVKTDDPLAQMEVGKEISTEEKRMEEEEPRAEDQAEEKPKVGSKTNGKPSEEKQEEDSCQAKQKAKERIKEEYSLEDSDLDGLSDITVSSVHTSDLSSFEGESEDEEPLSDSSEEGERTLDGVNADKREASEETGEEGKESKPRRKAYVHKPFLYSRYYSDSDDEVTVEERRRSAAKDKEERLLKRQQNRERMEEKRKQKAAQSEEQDQKKQKSDPSAGFETPRAKEARKERKVLEKKMALSRKRKLDSRNEGDVTNKKKGEAGETSKKPEVKSTQLRNLQQKVVKNLSESSVPDERPSRTSGSGDVSEDPGDAKKLPDKSRTHSFILDLELGSQEALRQRSVGKFDRPSRKERKEKERGVSEELPKIKQKQEKKSEPQANESQQKDGVPAKASSDEKGEKKPKVKNEKKMTSTKEQKVSVSEADDASAKRMRAQSVEKDKIKEKDKIKEKDRIKGEKTAAKSESKQLLRLDSSGSLEDRPEVGLAGADSGKKKEKHSKDVLKRSKSHSEDRQGDKVKLKMENKEKTKAEQSNKTLADVDKRVNSAERGKTTEKSKSREEPKSHTQSKTDKKTHALDIRGASGAGKPEKEKKKEQRRGSEEPDVKGTKKKEDKKEKAKKEESREEKEAPREDKVENSDLSLAIEAEEAQMKGTLSEPVAAAGSSDDSREPLIDIASEGVTQVREMPVVPPEADALLTLMDVCTSAMDDRLHSAGSREHTPLQVTLQDADMKMKEAALTLLSMDPDSALSPRFMNHGLKEESEEVVAEENKPKPQDPQSAGDVPVKTSELSPFASQTVKSDVDELNSEAKSERDATSGDIPVLPALQEDDTQPHGLPSEQDESKDGERAADSKPADKEATPADENADDAGTGNPQENAAVPLWEAPTLEHVSSPQDQSDSGVVAKTGTKVEEILDEEQVDVSYGTLDLKKQEEECGTQPAQLCRPPGPVTEPASGTEVAKQESESVDIHEPEKESEVSEKQERVRVGRKRKLSSQNVAAVNEYAEDQDAKEPSSEETEQPKVVKGKTPRRGRSSRTVEEVEEEPSKQLEKREQTPSRRRRRSAAKGNSDDEPAVKQRRRIVTAGEPQEGDEMIKNTSEEAMMDTCEETQKDTSKDSTVETSEEATKDTSVETVESTNEETIKDTSEEAVLVTNEEATKDKSEAVNKNTSEETIKDPSEEATTQTKEELTKDTNEEVTKDNDEESTKDTSEEVTTDKNEEAFNDLNKEDIMGPSDEYTSEEAIEDINEDASKDTYKEAVKMQGEDQQIQQNIAFPSVSPSEGNKEAKEESGSEKKPDDVDGQQGSTPKKNARRGRPPKAATSSDDSEKKEKTTGEKETEDDEDEDGGEKEDDGKETKGRATTRLASRLEAERNKPSKPSTRASRQSGKDETAVGARGTRGQATVTKGVRKLEASPPAVRTRGGQKSEEPPAKRGKR